Proteins encoded in a region of the Planococcus citri chromosome 1, ihPlaCitr1.1, whole genome shotgun sequence genome:
- the LOC135849756 gene encoding protein phosphatase 1 regulatory subunit 42-like, protein MKDATSLSFDPETVVEISKSLHELNISDNGITTLKDLHSLYNLTFLDVSNNLLSNLVDICDAVTNWRRLKILQIDGNLISKRKRYEYEIIPVAPNLVTLNNRQINNATRIFLQALQKIRSNRQKKPKYTGTPFSSETRSFVHQLPLEFQEIVSRSIMHKRKRLEPLHC, encoded by the exons ATGAAAGATGCAACCAGTCTGAGCTTTGATCCTGAAACCGTAGTCGAAATATCG AAATCTCTTCACGAATTGAACATATCAGATAATGGGATTACAACATTGAAAGATTTACACTCGTTGTACAATTTAACATTCTTGGACGTGAGCAATAATTTACTATCGAATTTAGTAGATATTTGTGACGCTGTAACGAATTGGAGACGTTTGAAAATCCTGCAAATTGATGGGAATTTGATATCGAAACGCAAACGTTACGAATACGAGATTATTCCTGTGGCTCCAAACTTGG TCACCTTAAACAACAGACAAATTAATAACGCTACGAGAATATTTTTGCAAGCTCTACAGAAGATTCGAAGTAATCGACAGAAGAAACCGAAATACACCGGAACGCCATTTAGCTCAGAAACGAGAA GTTTCGTTCATCAACTCCCTTTGGAATTCCAGGAGATAGTTTCGAGATCGATAATGCATAAGAGGAAACGACTCGAGCCTTTACATTGTTGA